The following proteins are encoded in a genomic region of Ictalurus punctatus breed USDA103 chromosome 15, Coco_2.0, whole genome shotgun sequence:
- the zgc:158659 gene encoding phosphatidylinositol 4,5-bisphosphate 3-kinase catalytic subunit alpha isoform isoform X2, which yields MAPRPSSGELWGLHLMPPRILVDCCLPNGMLVSLECLREAPLISIKQQLFTEARKYPLYHLLQEESCYIFVGVTQEAEREEFYDETRRLCDLRLFHPILKVIEPLGNREEKILNREIGMPICEFELVKDSEVQDFRRSILSVCREAMEEREGGGPHTHALYVYPPSVESSPQLPQHIYAKLDKGRLIVTIWVVVSPSNAKQKYTLKIAHDCMPEQLIAEAIRKKTRSMHLSAQQLRLCVQEYQGQYILKVCGCDEYLLEKYPLSQYKYIRSCIIVGKLPHLMLVSKDSVYDQLPCSGFVTPSYSRRTPQPSPSPGGGDPANPRSLWTFNAHTPLRIRLICATYVNVNIRDIDKIYVRTGIYHGGEPLCDNVNTQRVPCSNPRWNEWLMYDISLTDLPRSARLCLSICSVKGRKGAKEEHCPLAWGNVNLFDYKDTLVSGKVALSLWPVPHGLEDLLNPIGVAGSNPNKETPCVELEFPSFNHTVVFPDEQQIEEHANWIISRELGYNYSLGLSNRLVCDSSISQAEAEQLRALCNRDPLYELSEQEKDFLWRHRHYCVNIPESLPKLLLAVKWNSRDEVSQMYCLLRDWPLMQPESALELLDCNFPDPMVREFALRCLMQGLTDDKISQYLLQLVQVLKYEMYLDNPLARFLVKKALTNQRIGHFFFWHLKSEMHNKTVSRRFGLLLEAFCRSCGIYLKHLNRQVEAMDKLVNMTDTLKHEKKDETQKTQMKFLVEHMSRPDYMEALQGFVSPLNPVHQLGNLRLEECRIMSSAKRPLWLNWENPDIMSELLFTNNEIIFKNGDDLRQDMLTLQIIKIMENIWQNQGLDLRMLPYGCLSIGDCVGLIEVVRNSFTIMQIQCKGGLKGALQFNSNTLHHWIREKNKGETYDSAIDLFTRSCAGYCVATFILGIGDRHNSNIMVKENGQLFHIDFGHFLDHKKKKFGYKRERVPFVLTQDFLIVISKGVQECTKTKEFERFQEMCYKAYLAIRQHAGLFINLFSLLLGCGMPELQSFDDIAYLRKTLALEKSQQEALEYFTKQMNDAHHGGWTTKMDWIFHTIRHMPNEH from the exons atGGCCCCAAGGCCATCTTCAGGTGAGTTATGGGGTCTACACCTGATGCCCCCCCGTATTTTGGTGGATTGCTGTTTACCCAACGGGATGCTCGTCAGTCTGGAGTGTTTACGTGAAGCTCCACTCATCAGCATCAAACAGCAGCTATTCACAGAGGCCCGCAAATACCCCCTCTACCACCTCCTGCAG GAGGAGTCTTGCTACATATTTGTGGGCGTGACCCAGGAGGCAGAGAGGGAGGAGTTTTATGATGAAACACGGCGACTGTGTGACCTTCGACTCTTCCATCCTATCCTAAAGGTCATCGAACCTCTCGGCAACCGAGAAGAGAAGATCCTCAACCGTGAGATCG GCATGCCAATCTGTGAGTTTGAGCTGGTGAAGGACTCGGAGGTGCAGGACTTCAGGAGGAGCatcctgagtgtgtgtagggAGGCGATGGAGGAGCGTGAGGGAggaggaccacacacacacgctctgtaCGTTTACCCTCCCAGTGTGGAGTCATCACCACAACTACCACAGCACATCTATGCCAAACTCGACAAAG GGCGTTTGATTGTGACGATCTGGGTAGTGGTGTCTCCATCTAATGCCAAGCAGAAGTACACGCTGAAGATCGCTCACGACTGCATGCCGGAGCAGCTGATCGCCGAGGCCATCAGGAAGAAGACGCGCAGTATGCACTTGTCAGCTCAGCAGCTCCgcctgtgtgtgcaggagtATCAGGGACAGTACATCCTCAAGGTGTGCGGCTGTGACGAGTACCTGCTGGAGAAATACCCGCTCAGCCAGTACAAG tatatcCGAAGTTGTATTATCGTGGGGAAGTTGCCACACCTCATGTTGGTCAGTAAGGACAGTGTGTATGATCAGCTGCCGTGCAGTGGTTTCGTTACTCCGTCGTACAGCCGCCGCACGCCCCAGCCCAGCCCAAGTCCCGGAGGGGGTGACCCCGCTAACCCCCGTTCGCTCTGGACCTTCAATGCTCACACTCCGCTCCGCATCAGGCTCATCTGCGCCACCTACGTCAATGTCAACATCCGGGACATCGACAAG atctATGTGAGGACTGGTATATATCATGGAGGGGAGCCTTTATGTGACAATGTCAACACACAGAGAGTTCCATGTTCCAACCCccg gtggaacGAGTGGCTGATGTACGATATTTCTCTGACTGATCTCCCACGCTCCGCCCGTCTCTGCCTATCCATCTGCTCCGTCAAGGGTCGCAAGGGGGCTAAAGAG gaacaTTGTCCCCTGGCCTGGGGGAATGTGAATCTGTTTGATTATAAGGACACACTGGTCAGTGGTAAAGTGGCTCTGAGTCTCTGGCCTGTTCCACATGGACTAGAGGATCTGCTCAATCCCATCGGCGTGGCAGGATCTAACCCcaacaag gaGACGCCGTGTGTAGAGTTGGAGTTCCCCTCCTTTAATCACACGGTGGTTTTTCCAGATGAACAGCAGATCGAGGAACATGCCAACTGGATCATCTCCCGAGAGCTGGGATACAACTACTCCTTGGGcctg agtaaTCGGTTGGTGTGTGACAGCTCCATCTCTCAAGCGGAGGCTGAACAACTTCGCGCTCTCTGCAACCGAGACCCACTGTATGAGCTCTCAGAGCAGGAGAAAGACTTTCTGTGGAGACatcg acatTATTGTGTGAATATTCCAGAAAGTCTTCCCAAGCTGCTTCTCGCTGTCAAGTGGAATTCACGGGATGAAGTGTcacag atgtattGTCTGCTCCGTGATTGGCCCCTCATGCAGCCCGAGTCAGCTCTGGAGTTGTTGGACTGTAATTTTCCTGATCCGATGGTGAGAGAGTTCGCTCTGCGCTGCCTCATGCAGGGACTCACTGACGACAAGATCAGCCAGTACCTCCTGCAGCTcgtccag gtacTAAAGTATGAGATGTATCTGGATAATCCTCTGGCTCGGTTCCTCGTTAAGAAagctctgaccaatcagaggaTAGGACACTTCTTCTTCTGGCACTTGAA gtCGGAGATGCACAATAAGACAGTGTCTCGGCGGTTTGGTTTGCTGTTGGAGGCGTTCTGCAGGTCATGTGGGATTTACCTGAAACACCTGAACAGACAGGTGGAGGCCATGGACAAGCTGGTGAACATGACTGACACGCTGAAACACGAGAAGAAGGATGAGACGCAGAAG ACCCAGATGAAGTTCCTGGTTGAACACATGTCCCGCCCCGATTACATGGAGGCTCTGCAGGGATTCGTCTCTCCTCTGAATCCTGTACACCAACTGGGTAACCttag gTTGGAGGAGTGCAGGATCATGTCTTCAGCGAAGCGTCCTCTCTGGCTGAACTGGGAGAATCCTGACATCATGAGTGAACTTCTCTTCACCAACAACGAGATTATCTTCAAAAACGGAGAcg ACCTGAGACAGGACATGCTGACTCTCCAGATCATTAAGATCATGGAGAACATCTGGCAGAATCAGGGACTCGACCTGCG gATGTTGCCGTACGGGTGTCTCTCTATCGGGGACTGTGTGGGTCTGATTGAAGTGGTGAGGAACTCCTTCACTATAATGCAGATTCAGTGTAAAGGAGGCCTGAAGGGGGCGCTGCAGTTTAACAGCAACACACTGCACCACTGGATCAGAGAGAAGAACAAGGGGGAGac ttacGACAGTGCGATTGATCTATTCACTCGTTCGTGTGCTGGTTATTGTGTAGCTACGTTTATCCTCGGCATTGGAGACAGACACAACAGTAACATCATGGTCAAAGAAAACGGACAG tTGTTCCATATAGACTTTGGACATTTTCTCGAccataagaagaagaagtttgGTTATAAGCGTGAGCGCGTCCCCTTTGTCCTCACACAGGATTTCCTCATCGTCATCAGCAAAGGAGTGCAGGAGTGTACCAAGACCAAGGAATTTGAGAG gtttcaGGAGATGTGTTACAAAGCGTACCTGGCAATCCGTCAGCACGCAGGTCTCTTCATTAACCTGTTCTCGTTGTTGCTGGGCTGTGGAATGCCCGAGCTGCAGAGCTTTGATGACATCGCCTACCTGAGGAAAACCCTGGCTCTGGAGAAGAGCCAGCAGGAGGCGCTGGAGTACTTCACCAAGCAGATGAACGACGCCCACCATGGCGGCTGGACCACCAAGATGGACTGGATCTTCCACACCATCCGGCACATGCCCAATGAgcactga
- the zgc:158659 gene encoding phosphatidylinositol 4,5-bisphosphate 3-kinase catalytic subunit alpha isoform isoform X1 has product MAPRPSSGELWGLHLMPPRILVDCCLPNGMLVSLECLREAPLISIKQQLFTEARKYPLYHLLQEESCYIFVGVTQEAEREEFYDETRRLCDLRLFHPILKVIEPLGNREEKILNREIGFAIGMPICEFELVKDSEVQDFRRSILSVCREAMEEREGGGPHTHALYVYPPSVESSPQLPQHIYAKLDKGRLIVTIWVVVSPSNAKQKYTLKIAHDCMPEQLIAEAIRKKTRSMHLSAQQLRLCVQEYQGQYILKVCGCDEYLLEKYPLSQYKYIRSCIIVGKLPHLMLVSKDSVYDQLPCSGFVTPSYSRRTPQPSPSPGGGDPANPRSLWTFNAHTPLRIRLICATYVNVNIRDIDKIYVRTGIYHGGEPLCDNVNTQRVPCSNPRWNEWLMYDISLTDLPRSARLCLSICSVKGRKGAKEEHCPLAWGNVNLFDYKDTLVSGKVALSLWPVPHGLEDLLNPIGVAGSNPNKETPCVELEFPSFNHTVVFPDEQQIEEHANWIISRELGYNYSLGLSNRLVCDSSISQAEAEQLRALCNRDPLYELSEQEKDFLWRHRHYCVNIPESLPKLLLAVKWNSRDEVSQMYCLLRDWPLMQPESALELLDCNFPDPMVREFALRCLMQGLTDDKISQYLLQLVQVLKYEMYLDNPLARFLVKKALTNQRIGHFFFWHLKSEMHNKTVSRRFGLLLEAFCRSCGIYLKHLNRQVEAMDKLVNMTDTLKHEKKDETQKTQMKFLVEHMSRPDYMEALQGFVSPLNPVHQLGNLRLEECRIMSSAKRPLWLNWENPDIMSELLFTNNEIIFKNGDDLRQDMLTLQIIKIMENIWQNQGLDLRMLPYGCLSIGDCVGLIEVVRNSFTIMQIQCKGGLKGALQFNSNTLHHWIREKNKGETYDSAIDLFTRSCAGYCVATFILGIGDRHNSNIMVKENGQLFHIDFGHFLDHKKKKFGYKRERVPFVLTQDFLIVISKGVQECTKTKEFERFQEMCYKAYLAIRQHAGLFINLFSLLLGCGMPELQSFDDIAYLRKTLALEKSQQEALEYFTKQMNDAHHGGWTTKMDWIFHTIRHMPNEH; this is encoded by the exons atGGCCCCAAGGCCATCTTCAGGTGAGTTATGGGGTCTACACCTGATGCCCCCCCGTATTTTGGTGGATTGCTGTTTACCCAACGGGATGCTCGTCAGTCTGGAGTGTTTACGTGAAGCTCCACTCATCAGCATCAAACAGCAGCTATTCACAGAGGCCCGCAAATACCCCCTCTACCACCTCCTGCAG GAGGAGTCTTGCTACATATTTGTGGGCGTGACCCAGGAGGCAGAGAGGGAGGAGTTTTATGATGAAACACGGCGACTGTGTGACCTTCGACTCTTCCATCCTATCCTAAAGGTCATCGAACCTCTCGGCAACCGAGAAGAGAAGATCCTCAACCGTGAGATCG gCTTTGCTATAGGCATGCCAATCTGTGAGTTTGAGCTGGTGAAGGACTCGGAGGTGCAGGACTTCAGGAGGAGCatcctgagtgtgtgtagggAGGCGATGGAGGAGCGTGAGGGAggaggaccacacacacacgctctgtaCGTTTACCCTCCCAGTGTGGAGTCATCACCACAACTACCACAGCACATCTATGCCAAACTCGACAAAG GGCGTTTGATTGTGACGATCTGGGTAGTGGTGTCTCCATCTAATGCCAAGCAGAAGTACACGCTGAAGATCGCTCACGACTGCATGCCGGAGCAGCTGATCGCCGAGGCCATCAGGAAGAAGACGCGCAGTATGCACTTGTCAGCTCAGCAGCTCCgcctgtgtgtgcaggagtATCAGGGACAGTACATCCTCAAGGTGTGCGGCTGTGACGAGTACCTGCTGGAGAAATACCCGCTCAGCCAGTACAAG tatatcCGAAGTTGTATTATCGTGGGGAAGTTGCCACACCTCATGTTGGTCAGTAAGGACAGTGTGTATGATCAGCTGCCGTGCAGTGGTTTCGTTACTCCGTCGTACAGCCGCCGCACGCCCCAGCCCAGCCCAAGTCCCGGAGGGGGTGACCCCGCTAACCCCCGTTCGCTCTGGACCTTCAATGCTCACACTCCGCTCCGCATCAGGCTCATCTGCGCCACCTACGTCAATGTCAACATCCGGGACATCGACAAG atctATGTGAGGACTGGTATATATCATGGAGGGGAGCCTTTATGTGACAATGTCAACACACAGAGAGTTCCATGTTCCAACCCccg gtggaacGAGTGGCTGATGTACGATATTTCTCTGACTGATCTCCCACGCTCCGCCCGTCTCTGCCTATCCATCTGCTCCGTCAAGGGTCGCAAGGGGGCTAAAGAG gaacaTTGTCCCCTGGCCTGGGGGAATGTGAATCTGTTTGATTATAAGGACACACTGGTCAGTGGTAAAGTGGCTCTGAGTCTCTGGCCTGTTCCACATGGACTAGAGGATCTGCTCAATCCCATCGGCGTGGCAGGATCTAACCCcaacaag gaGACGCCGTGTGTAGAGTTGGAGTTCCCCTCCTTTAATCACACGGTGGTTTTTCCAGATGAACAGCAGATCGAGGAACATGCCAACTGGATCATCTCCCGAGAGCTGGGATACAACTACTCCTTGGGcctg agtaaTCGGTTGGTGTGTGACAGCTCCATCTCTCAAGCGGAGGCTGAACAACTTCGCGCTCTCTGCAACCGAGACCCACTGTATGAGCTCTCAGAGCAGGAGAAAGACTTTCTGTGGAGACatcg acatTATTGTGTGAATATTCCAGAAAGTCTTCCCAAGCTGCTTCTCGCTGTCAAGTGGAATTCACGGGATGAAGTGTcacag atgtattGTCTGCTCCGTGATTGGCCCCTCATGCAGCCCGAGTCAGCTCTGGAGTTGTTGGACTGTAATTTTCCTGATCCGATGGTGAGAGAGTTCGCTCTGCGCTGCCTCATGCAGGGACTCACTGACGACAAGATCAGCCAGTACCTCCTGCAGCTcgtccag gtacTAAAGTATGAGATGTATCTGGATAATCCTCTGGCTCGGTTCCTCGTTAAGAAagctctgaccaatcagaggaTAGGACACTTCTTCTTCTGGCACTTGAA gtCGGAGATGCACAATAAGACAGTGTCTCGGCGGTTTGGTTTGCTGTTGGAGGCGTTCTGCAGGTCATGTGGGATTTACCTGAAACACCTGAACAGACAGGTGGAGGCCATGGACAAGCTGGTGAACATGACTGACACGCTGAAACACGAGAAGAAGGATGAGACGCAGAAG ACCCAGATGAAGTTCCTGGTTGAACACATGTCCCGCCCCGATTACATGGAGGCTCTGCAGGGATTCGTCTCTCCTCTGAATCCTGTACACCAACTGGGTAACCttag gTTGGAGGAGTGCAGGATCATGTCTTCAGCGAAGCGTCCTCTCTGGCTGAACTGGGAGAATCCTGACATCATGAGTGAACTTCTCTTCACCAACAACGAGATTATCTTCAAAAACGGAGAcg ACCTGAGACAGGACATGCTGACTCTCCAGATCATTAAGATCATGGAGAACATCTGGCAGAATCAGGGACTCGACCTGCG gATGTTGCCGTACGGGTGTCTCTCTATCGGGGACTGTGTGGGTCTGATTGAAGTGGTGAGGAACTCCTTCACTATAATGCAGATTCAGTGTAAAGGAGGCCTGAAGGGGGCGCTGCAGTTTAACAGCAACACACTGCACCACTGGATCAGAGAGAAGAACAAGGGGGAGac ttacGACAGTGCGATTGATCTATTCACTCGTTCGTGTGCTGGTTATTGTGTAGCTACGTTTATCCTCGGCATTGGAGACAGACACAACAGTAACATCATGGTCAAAGAAAACGGACAG tTGTTCCATATAGACTTTGGACATTTTCTCGAccataagaagaagaagtttgGTTATAAGCGTGAGCGCGTCCCCTTTGTCCTCACACAGGATTTCCTCATCGTCATCAGCAAAGGAGTGCAGGAGTGTACCAAGACCAAGGAATTTGAGAG gtttcaGGAGATGTGTTACAAAGCGTACCTGGCAATCCGTCAGCACGCAGGTCTCTTCATTAACCTGTTCTCGTTGTTGCTGGGCTGTGGAATGCCCGAGCTGCAGAGCTTTGATGACATCGCCTACCTGAGGAAAACCCTGGCTCTGGAGAAGAGCCAGCAGGAGGCGCTGGAGTACTTCACCAAGCAGATGAACGACGCCCACCATGGCGGCTGGACCACCAAGATGGACTGGATCTTCCACACCATCCGGCACATGCCCAATGAgcactga